The stretch of DNA ACGTACCCATCAATTTATAGCACCCTTTTAACTTTAGCCTTTTAACTTTTTACTTTAATTTTCCTTTATCCTTAAATATGGACTACACCAGAATCTCCCCCGACGTTAAGCTCGGAAAAAACGTCAAAATATTCGCCTTTGTGAATCTCTACGGTTGCGAAATCGGTGATAACAGCAAAATCGGTACGTTCGTGGAAATCCAGAAAGGCGCAACAATCGGCGCCAACTGCAAAATTTCCAGCCACACCTTTATTTGCGATGGTGTTACCATCGAGGATGATGTGTTTGTCGGGCATAACGTCACCTTTATCAACGATGTCTATCCCCGGGCAACCGCCGGTGAAGGTAAACTGCAAACCGAGGATGACTGGGTTTGCGTGCCCACGCTAATTAAAAAAGGCGCATCTATCGGTTCCAGCGCCACCATTCTCTGTGGCATCACCGTTGGGGAAAAAGCAATCATCGGTGCCGGATCGGTGGTCACCAAAGACGTACCGCCGAATACGATTGTCGCCGGCAAC from Calditrichia bacterium encodes:
- a CDS encoding N-acetyltransferase, whose product is MDYTRISPDVKLGKNVKIFAFVNLYGCEIGDNSKIGTFVEIQKGATIGANCKISSHTFICDGVTIEDDVFVGHNVTFINDVYPRATAGEGKLQTEDDWVCVPTLIKKGASIGSSATILCGITVGEKAIIGAGSVVTKDVPPNTIVAGN